Proteins encoded by one window of Planktothrix serta PCC 8927:
- a CDS encoding PD-(D/E)XK nuclease family protein yields the protein MQLPSRDLPFEVPKYSLTGDVLSYQRCGLQYRYYNRSSLPPSRPVQLWTGEFVHGMMEEMYLHWQQNRTPFPWPSNQTPWGGSFSTSPNPNRVNYDLGVLGDQVEARLRASGKTPRNREARDSAYRRVEAAMNLLVPHLFPLITAVEEKLSSTRLMPIAGINAPPGQQPRGDRYELTGVVDVISSVSLISQQDNPLVQMINSQIPGLSGQFDVIVDYKAARRPPMTPPPNSKPYWQHEAWQVQTYAWLRAQQPNTNPVRAGILIYVNELSPSQTDLNELKREINQGLTDIFPSSGSADDYALGTWQSGYGQPLPSFTNSFLLQRAIRIVSVDHTEINQAVTEIDNVIARIEGCALHENVTGNIPNNWNADGGDGDCDACDFRRFCPSPASTRQTGQPPRPPVAPG from the coding sequence ATGCAACTTCCAAGCCGAGATCTTCCTTTTGAAGTCCCTAAATATAGCCTAACTGGAGATGTTTTATCTTATCAAAGATGTGGACTACAATATCGTTACTATAATCGTAGTTCTCTTCCACCATCTCGTCCTGTTCAGCTTTGGACAGGTGAATTTGTACATGGAATGATGGAAGAGATGTATCTTCATTGGCAGCAAAATCGTACCCCTTTTCCTTGGCCTTCTAATCAAACTCCTTGGGGGGGAAGCTTTTCCACTTCACCTAATCCCAATAGAGTTAATTATGATCTAGGTGTATTAGGAGATCAAGTAGAGGCTCGACTTAGAGCATCTGGCAAAACTCCACGAAATAGAGAGGCTAGAGATTCTGCATATCGTCGTGTTGAAGCAGCGATGAACTTACTTGTACCTCATTTATTTCCGCTTATCACTGCGGTAGAAGAAAAGTTGAGTAGTACAAGGCTAATGCCTATTGCTGGCATTAATGCTCCCCCAGGACAACAACCTCGCGGTGATCGATATGAACTTACGGGGGTGGTTGATGTTATATCCAGTGTTTCATTAATTTCACAACAGGATAATCCATTAGTACAAATGATTAATAGTCAAATTCCAGGGCTATCTGGTCAATTTGATGTGATTGTAGATTACAAAGCAGCACGTCGCCCCCCAATGACACCACCTCCTAATAGCAAACCCTATTGGCAACATGAAGCTTGGCAAGTACAAACCTATGCTTGGCTTCGCGCCCAACAACCTAATACTAATCCTGTGAGGGCAGGAATACTAATCTATGTAAATGAATTATCTCCCTCTCAGACTGATTTAAACGAATTAAAGCGAGAAATTAACCAGGGATTAACAGATATTTTCCCTAGTTCTGGTAGTGCTGACGATTACGCATTAGGTACTTGGCAATCAGGTTATGGTCAACCTCTTCCAAGTTTTACAAATAGTTTTCTATTACAAAGAGCAATCAGAATTGTTTCTGTTGACCATACAGAAATTAATCAAGCAGTTACCGAAATAGACAATGTAATTGCTCGAATAGAAGGATGCGCTCTACATGAAAATGTGACAGGAAATATTCCTAATAATTGGAATGCTGATGGTGGTGATGGTGACTGCGATGCCTGCGATTTCCGTCGATTTTGTCCGAGTCCAGCATCAACTCGTCAAACGGGGCAACCTCCTCGCCCACCAGTTGCTCCTGGTTAA
- the dpdA gene encoding tRNA-guanine transglycosylase DpdA, with protein MIALNVPIATSQLLPRILVVTSCTGEKLYSPKNQLTLADFQDPVRLQKRSEELSAYQVPARQMYTGTQHLQVMEGVEKLRRSFGTQVVNVVIVSAGYGLIWENQEIVPYEVTFQNMNNSEIDEWANTLEIHTQLESTISNYDLVFFLLGANYLRSLALPFKSRSDQTFIFLASGSSQQFISVPNSKKFILPLSNAEAKKYSYGLVGLKGFLFKQFAFKVVHDSKLLQTVTHQPESLGKILDTQPIQLELPLSLPKVSPQQKQKSKKSKGRYSDGLISIPHLPPAPNISLGMQYFIPEWDDRVDPNFNFKTDTLTPKREPYEDWYAHQIYPQPNYDGILVSKVVVDKSRKKKNYVEEFGIHKALRYQGEILGDCGAFGYIKEEKPPYKTEEILDYYTGLGFNYGVSIDHLIVGDFAKPGSREFRFGLTLDNALDFIEKCRERGYEKFTPIGAAQGWSPESYAEAVKELINMGYEYIALGGMARTPSQDIIDVLIKIQPYLKSTTRLHLFGVARLDAIPAFRHLGVTSFDSSGPLRSAWLDPDANYQTITGKTYAAVRIPPVGKNGLRVKQVVDAGIAEREELKKLEQNSLNAIREYDKGRYSLEETLEVLLAYDYLLELPRNGKVSPVAAERRQRQHAIMYRELLEDQPWKKCDCVICQELGVEVAIFRGNDRNRRRGFHNTYVFYKRFKALIQSLQNKLD; from the coding sequence ATGATTGCTCTCAATGTCCCCATAGCGACTTCTCAGCTTCTCCCTCGTATTTTAGTGGTGACTTCTTGCACTGGAGAAAAGCTCTACAGCCCAAAAAACCAGTTAACACTGGCAGATTTCCAAGATCCAGTTCGGCTCCAAAAGCGATCTGAAGAACTCTCGGCTTATCAAGTTCCAGCAAGGCAAATGTATACTGGAACCCAACATTTACAAGTGATGGAAGGGGTCGAGAAGTTACGACGCTCTTTTGGAACTCAGGTGGTGAATGTTGTTATTGTTAGTGCTGGGTATGGCTTAATTTGGGAAAATCAAGAAATTGTCCCCTATGAAGTAACGTTTCAGAACATGAATAATTCTGAAATTGATGAGTGGGCTAATACTTTAGAGATTCATACCCAATTAGAATCTACAATTTCCAATTATGACTTAGTGTTTTTCCTATTAGGAGCCAACTATCTTCGTTCCCTTGCATTACCTTTTAAATCTAGATCTGATCAAACTTTTATTTTTTTAGCGTCTGGGAGTAGTCAGCAGTTTATTTCCGTACCAAATTCAAAAAAATTTATTTTACCGTTATCCAATGCAGAAGCTAAAAAATATAGCTATGGTTTAGTTGGCTTAAAAGGATTTTTATTTAAACAATTTGCTTTTAAAGTTGTTCATGATTCCAAATTGCTACAAACCGTTACTCATCAACCGGAAAGTTTGGGAAAAATTTTAGATACTCAACCTATACAACTTGAACTGCCTTTAAGCTTACCCAAAGTTTCCCCTCAACAGAAGCAGAAATCAAAAAAATCTAAGGGAAGATACTCAGATGGATTAATATCTATTCCTCATTTACCGCCTGCGCCTAATATTTCCTTGGGAATGCAATATTTTATTCCTGAATGGGATGATCGGGTAGATCCAAATTTTAATTTTAAAACAGATACTTTAACCCCGAAAAGAGAACCCTATGAAGATTGGTATGCTCATCAAATTTATCCTCAACCTAACTATGATGGAATTTTAGTCTCTAAGGTTGTCGTAGATAAAAGCCGGAAAAAGAAAAACTATGTTGAAGAATTCGGAATTCATAAAGCTTTACGATATCAAGGAGAAATTTTAGGAGATTGCGGTGCTTTTGGTTATATTAAGGAAGAAAAACCTCCTTATAAAACAGAAGAAATTTTGGATTATTATACTGGCTTAGGTTTTAATTATGGTGTCAGTATAGATCACTTAATCGTAGGGGATTTTGCTAAACCTGGAAGTCGAGAGTTTCGATTTGGCTTAACCTTAGACAATGCTTTAGATTTTATTGAAAAATGCCGAGAACGAGGATACGAAAAATTTACCCCCATTGGTGCGGCTCAAGGATGGAGTCCTGAATCCTATGCTGAAGCGGTTAAAGAACTGATTAATATGGGTTATGAGTATATTGCTTTAGGGGGAATGGCTCGAACGCCTAGTCAAGATATTATAGATGTTTTAATTAAAATTCAACCTTATTTAAAATCAACAACACGGTTACATTTATTTGGTGTCGCTCGACTAGATGCAATCCCAGCATTTCGCCATTTAGGTGTTACCAGCTTTGATTCCTCTGGCCCTTTAAGGAGTGCTTGGTTAGATCCTGATGCCAATTATCAAACTATAACAGGAAAAACCTATGCCGCAGTTCGGATTCCTCCTGTTGGTAAGAATGGTTTGCGTGTTAAGCAAGTTGTAGATGCTGGTATAGCAGAGCGGGAGGAGTTAAAAAAGTTAGAGCAAAACTCTCTCAATGCGATTCGAGAATATGACAAAGGTAGGTACTCTTTAGAAGAAACATTAGAGGTTTTATTAGCTTATGATTACCTGTTGGAACTTCCTCGAAATGGTAAAGTTAGTCCCGTTGCTGCGGAAAGACGACAACGCCAGCACGCTATAATGTATCGAGAACTTTTGGAAGATCAACCCTGGAAAAAATGTGATTGTGTGATTTGTCAAGAACTAGGAGTTGAAGTAGCTATCTTTCGAGGAAATGATAGAAATCGCCGCCGAGGATTTCATAATACTTATGTTTTTTATAAACGCTTTAAAGCATTAATCCAAAGCTTGCAGAACAAGTTAGATTAA
- a CDS encoding putative toxin-antitoxin system toxin component, PIN family — MNPKLIVIDTNVLLSAALSPNGTARQALDKAYQHFKIAQSKETYKELKTRIYKSKFNKYISDQDREQFLEVVKKSSQFIEITSEINICRDPDDNKFLELTKDCNAEYLITGDQDLLSLKTLAEYQNQIITPRDFLAVD; from the coding sequence ATGAATCCTAAACTCATTGTTATAGACACTAATGTTTTACTGAGTGCTGCCCTGAGTCCAAATGGAACAGCCCGTCAAGCCTTAGATAAAGCTTATCAACACTTTAAAATCGCTCAAAGTAAAGAAACTTACAAAGAATTAAAAACCCGAATTTACAAATCTAAATTCAATAAATATATTTCGGATCAAGACCGAGAACAATTTTTAGAAGTCGTTAAAAAATCTAGCCAATTTATAGAGATTACATCGGAAATCAACATCTGTAGAGATCCAGACGATAATAAATTTTTAGAACTGACTAAAGATTGTAACGCTGAATATTTAATCACCGGAGATCAAGATTTGTTATCCCTCAAAACCTTAGCCGAATATCAAAACCAGATTATAACTCCCAGGGATTTTCTAGCTGTTGATTAG
- a CDS encoding UvrD-helicase domain-containing protein, whose product MPLTYNDFRVCVQASVTKFTQGWLNNEQNDAVIAPPSPPVFIVAGPGTGKTTVLALRVLKHIFVDGFSPNSIMATTFTKKAASELRSRILSWGVATQQEAIRQAQTNGNSQRAQWLRSLDINQVKTGTLDSLAEEMITDDRRPGEITPTVIESFMAKGLLRKNVMFLRGRHNNNTLTTHLNNFNNQYFGINSLSSKLKVCHSFADRVLHDAVDINSYSTQGQGHQILADIVNDYHNYLITHQLMDFALLEQEILNRLQGRRLQSTTQNLRALLVDEFQDTNYLQEQIYYLLCQNSDAALTVVGDDDQSIYRFRGATVEICANFSNRIQTVLGTQWNPIRINLINNYRSTERIVELFNHFIAADPNFQGARVPNKQACIASANWVSNPSQNIPVLGIFRKDVQILANVISTLLNDIFRDNGRTITISGNQQFTIQCNSNGGDFGDAVLLAGKVQETKYNGNPRLPLLIRQQLRNSGVDVFNPRGRDFATIPEVMQCLGIMLECIDPNGRLQNSITSIKQGTRNTLNNWRTAGIQFAQSNPVPNQPNTNSLQQFLADWANRNAPNMSRWPSEWPLLELLFTVVTWFPLFQRSPEGQIYVETIARTIVEASQVSKYRSAILSGTNYDDNSVKDAIREVFEPIAEGDVDVDEEIMPYVPRSVFPIMTIHQAKGLEFPLVIVDVGSDFATNHKEQRYVRFPDQTSDLHLTEDEIANFSPVGQARLQRTGIDRAFDDLTRQYFVAKSRPQNILILVGLRTQLTSRPKQNSYQVPSVATGDLRNGGRTYQFIDAVNWTPNHPANTIILI is encoded by the coding sequence ATGCCACTGACTTACAATGATTTTCGAGTTTGTGTTCAAGCTTCCGTAACTAAATTTACGCAAGGATGGTTGAATAATGAACAGAATGATGCAGTTATAGCGCCACCATCACCACCAGTATTTATTGTCGCTGGGCCAGGTACAGGAAAAACTACTGTATTAGCTCTACGGGTACTCAAACATATCTTTGTTGATGGGTTTTCGCCTAATAGTATTATGGCAACAACGTTTACAAAGAAAGCTGCATCAGAATTGCGATCGCGTATTTTGTCATGGGGAGTAGCAACTCAACAAGAAGCGATACGCCAAGCTCAAACTAATGGGAATTCGCAGAGAGCCCAATGGCTCCGGTCTCTTGATATTAATCAGGTAAAAACTGGAACTCTGGATTCTTTAGCTGAAGAAATGATAACTGATGATCGCCGTCCTGGTGAAATTACACCTACTGTAATTGAAAGCTTTATGGCAAAAGGATTGTTGCGAAAGAATGTAATGTTCTTAAGGGGACGACATAATAACAATACATTAACAACACACTTAAACAACTTTAACAATCAATATTTTGGTATTAACTCTTTGAGTAGTAAGCTCAAAGTTTGCCATTCGTTTGCAGATAGAGTCTTACATGATGCCGTAGATATTAATAGTTATTCAACCCAAGGTCAAGGACATCAAATACTTGCAGATATTGTAAATGATTATCACAATTATCTCATAACTCATCAGCTTATGGATTTTGCTCTTCTTGAGCAAGAAATACTTAATCGTCTTCAAGGAAGAAGATTACAGTCAACAACGCAAAATCTAAGGGCATTATTAGTTGATGAGTTTCAAGATACCAACTATCTTCAAGAGCAAATCTACTATCTCCTATGTCAAAACTCCGATGCAGCCCTTACAGTAGTAGGAGATGATGATCAATCCATTTATCGTTTTCGAGGAGCTACGGTTGAGATTTGCGCTAATTTTTCTAATCGAATCCAAACGGTTTTAGGAACTCAATGGAACCCGATCCGAATCAACTTAATTAATAATTATCGTTCCACTGAAAGAATTGTTGAATTATTCAATCACTTTATTGCAGCAGATCCAAATTTTCAAGGCGCACGTGTTCCCAATAAACAAGCTTGTATTGCTTCTGCTAATTGGGTTAGTAACCCAAGCCAGAATATTCCAGTTTTAGGAATTTTTCGCAAAGACGTACAAATACTGGCTAATGTTATTAGTACACTATTAAATGATATTTTTCGTGATAATGGAAGAACTATAACTATCTCAGGAAATCAACAATTTACTATTCAATGTAATTCTAATGGTGGTGATTTTGGAGATGCAGTTTTATTAGCTGGTAAAGTACAGGAAACAAAATATAATGGAAATCCACGTTTACCTTTACTGATTCGTCAACAGCTTCGGAATTCTGGGGTAGATGTATTTAACCCTAGAGGTCGTGATTTTGCTACTATTCCAGAAGTTATGCAATGTCTTGGAATTATGCTTGAGTGCATTGATCCTAATGGAAGACTTCAAAACTCAATTACAAGTATCAAACAAGGAACTAGAAATACCCTGAACAATTGGCGAACTGCTGGGATACAATTTGCTCAATCTAATCCAGTACCTAATCAACCTAATACTAACAGCCTTCAACAATTTCTTGCTGACTGGGCTAATCGAAACGCACCAAATATGAGTCGCTGGCCTAGTGAATGGCCTTTGTTAGAATTGTTATTTACGGTTGTTACTTGGTTTCCTCTTTTTCAAAGAAGCCCAGAAGGGCAAATTTATGTTGAAACTATCGCTCGTACAATTGTTGAAGCTAGTCAAGTCTCTAAATATCGATCTGCAATTTTATCAGGTACAAATTATGATGATAATTCTGTTAAAGATGCAATTAGAGAAGTTTTTGAACCAATTGCTGAAGGGGATGTAGATGTAGATGAAGAAATTATGCCCTACGTTCCTAGATCTGTTTTTCCAATTATGACGATTCACCAAGCTAAAGGATTAGAATTTCCTTTAGTAATTGTTGATGTTGGTAGTGATTTTGCCACAAACCATAAAGAACAAAGATATGTTCGTTTTCCTGACCAAACTTCTGATTTACATCTTACAGAGGATGAAATCGCTAATTTTTCCCCTGTAGGCCAAGCCAGATTACAACGAACAGGAATCGATAGAGCTTTTGATGATCTTACAAGACAGTATTTTGTTGCTAAGAGCCGACCTCAAAATATTTTGATTCTTGTTGGATTAAGAACTCAATTGACATCGAGACCAAAACAAAATTCTTATCAAGTCCCATCCGTTGCTACAGGGGATCTAAGGAACGGTGGACGTACATATCAATTCATAGATGCTGTCAATTGGACACCTAATCATCCAGCTAATACCATTATATTAATTTAG
- the psb34 gene encoding photosystem II assembly protein Psb34, whose amino-acid sequence MYTTNENGILNNYATEPQLYFAEYPSPEQQSRYALQGAAAVLLVTSLLMIAFAAS is encoded by the coding sequence ATGTACACCACCAACGAAAACGGTATTTTGAATAACTACGCTACCGAACCCCAACTTTATTTTGCTGAGTACCCCTCACCCGAACAGCAAAGTCGCTATGCACTTCAAGGCGCTGCTGCTGTCCTCCTGGTAACTTCCCTGCTCATGATTGCTTTTGCTGCCTCTTAA
- a CDS encoding DNA sulfur modification protein DndB: MELVMKAVPVQRGSKEEHQSYVGTLTFGDIARLLNDNHLYVPNDPDLPDLAQRKLNPTRVKAIAQYILETYEDGTTFFPPICVNVQPAPVYQNGYISLPYHSVSLRLTDGQHRCFGIRLALKEIEDHPLLNPTPVSQLEVGVLLYAGLSLEDERQAFRDQNLLVQRPSVSLSHTFDRRSPFVLIAKNLLERVPQFRNNVEMVENNLGKSSKLLTFSTLVKATQYTFPHLKSKDNLEPLMDWTATFWAGVASILPDDPWRPQNPEERFETKQESLAVSAVVFQALGMLAHDLYKENVPSEELIKWLSRLREIDWQKNNQLWHERGVTSIGGSGEPIISNTKTTISACHKILCEFVGLVPISV, translated from the coding sequence ATGGAGCTTGTGATGAAGGCTGTTCCTGTGCAGCGTGGGTCAAAAGAGGAGCATCAAAGTTATGTAGGGACGCTAACGTTTGGCGATATTGCCCGGTTACTGAATGACAACCATCTTTATGTCCCCAATGATCCTGATTTACCGGACTTAGCTCAACGGAAACTGAACCCAACCCGTGTTAAAGCGATCGCTCAATACATTTTGGAAACTTATGAAGATGGCACAACATTTTTCCCGCCGATTTGCGTTAATGTCCAACCTGCACCTGTTTATCAGAATGGATATATCTCTCTTCCTTACCATTCCGTATCTCTGCGACTCACCGACGGTCAACATCGATGCTTCGGTATTCGTCTGGCTCTCAAAGAGATTGAAGATCATCCCCTGCTAAACCCTACCCCTGTTTCTCAACTAGAGGTAGGAGTTTTATTGTATGCGGGACTGTCCCTAGAAGATGAACGGCAAGCATTTCGTGATCAAAACCTGTTAGTGCAAAGACCTAGCGTATCCCTGTCCCATACCTTTGATCGCCGCTCGCCTTTCGTTTTAATTGCTAAAAATCTATTAGAGCGAGTTCCCCAATTTCGTAATAATGTAGAAATGGTGGAAAATAACTTGGGAAAAAGTTCTAAATTGCTAACTTTCTCAACCTTAGTCAAGGCGACTCAATATACATTTCCTCATCTTAAATCTAAGGATAATTTAGAACCTTTAATGGATTGGACGGCAACATTTTGGGCAGGAGTTGCCTCAATTCTTCCTGATGATCCTTGGAGACCTCAAAACCCAGAAGAGCGCTTTGAAACAAAACAGGAGTCATTAGCAGTATCGGCAGTTGTGTTCCAAGCTTTGGGAATGTTAGCTCATGATCTTTATAAAGAAAATGTACCGAGTGAGGAACTAATTAAATGGTTAAGTCGATTACGGGAAATTGATTGGCAGAAAAATAATCAGTTATGGCATGAACGAGGTGTTACCAGTATTGGAGGTAGCGGAGAACCCATTATTTCCAATACCAAAACTACTATCAGTGCTTGCCATAAAATTCTATGCGAGTTTGTGGGTTTAGTGCCTATTTCAGTTTAG